DNA from Atribacterota bacterium:
TAATGGTTCATATCTAAAACCACTGGCAACAATATTAACAATAAATGGAGCCCCCCAGATTCCTAATACAATGATAATTATTAGAACAAGTATTAAAATATTTAAGACATTACTGGCAAATGTATCTGCTTTTTTTTGATTATTCTGTGTAATGTAATCAGAAAAAACAGGTATAAAAGTAGTATTTAACGCACCTTCTCCCAGAAAACTTCTTAAAAGATTTGGTATCATAAATGCAACAAAAAATGCATCAGTTTCCACCCCTGCACCGAATTGGTTTGAAATTACTATTTCTCTACCTAATCCCAATATTCTGCATAAGAGTGTTGCGAACATAACTATACCAGTATATTTTGCAACTTTGTAATTGCTATTTGACATTCTTGTTGACCTCATATCTATTTATTGTAATACATTTTACAATAGCTTGATTTTAACATAAAAAGATGCTAAAATTTACAAGCAAAATAATTAGTGAAAGGAAAAAGGATACATAATATGCCCATTATTAAATCAGCCATAAAAAGAGTTAAAATATCAGAAAGACAACGTTTAAAAAATTCAGCTTATAAATCAAAAGTAAAAACATTATTAAAGAAATTTGAAAATGCTATTAATAGCGAAAATTTAGAAGATGCCAATCAAGCTCATCTTCAATGTGTTTCTATCTTGGATAAAGCTGCCCAAAAAGGTATTTTAGCAAAAAATACTGTTTCCAGAAAAAAATCTTTATTAGCAAAGAAGCTTAAGAATCTTTCTCAAATTAATAGTAATAAAAACGTTCAAGATAGCAAAGAAGAGAAAGAAAAATAAACATTTTTATCTATTCAGTTATCTCAATAATTAGTTGTTCTAAAACTAAGACAGGATTAAAATATCCTGTCTTTAATTTTTTTTCTGCATTTAAAAGAAGCCGAAAAGTATGTCTAATTTTATTTAATTTAAAATATTTTGATTGATTTACTATTTTGTTTATTACAAAAATAGGAAGGCGTAAATCATACTGCATTTGTTTTATATTTACTTTATATAACTTTGCCTGCATAATTAATTTCATCTGTCTACTTATCATAGTTAGTAATTGTAATGGATGATAGCCGTTTTCTACTAGTTTGCTTAAAATATTTAAAGATTTTTCCGTATTTCTCTCACCAATCGCATCAACAAAATTAAAAATATTACCTTCTTCAGAGCCATAGATGCTATTAATAA
Protein-coding regions in this window:
- the rpsT gene encoding 30S ribosomal protein S20, whose protein sequence is MPIIKSAIKRVKISERQRLKNSAYKSKVKTLLKKFENAINSENLEDANQAHLQCVSILDKAAQKGILAKNTVSRKKSLLAKKLKNLSQINSNKNVQDSKEEKEK